The segment ATTTCTTGTCACGTTTGAGAATGCATGCAAAGGTTACCTTTGGAACGAATATGGTAGTATTGAATTAGGCCTTAAGTTGCATGATCTATATTTCTTACGATTGGCATCTTTACTGGTCTCTGGAAGaaattgttaagaaaataaacGTTGTCTTTGGCTTGGTCACTTTGACAAGGTCTTAGTCTTTTTAGTTACCGAATAAATTTGGAATGATCTCTGATTAAGTTTGTTGTTAGTTCCGAGAATAAAGTTTAGTAGATCTTCTTCGTTTCTTTGTATGCCTATATAAAGGCTTTCAGCTCAATTCAATAAAGTATCcacttttcttcttatttactTATTGTTTCACAGAATTGCAGTATTCTTAGTGAATACTGTTCATTGACAACTGAGTCGGCACGTTTTTTTGTGTATGGGCATGTTGCTTTTGTTgtcatattttgttttctagcGAGCTAGACTTTCTTAATCTTCGAGACTTCGAATATAATGGACTTTTAGATCTGAGCCAGACATTGATAAGGGTGCGAAGCTAACATTCAACAAATATTTCTTATGATTGACATATTTAGTATTTACCAAAATTTCCATGATAAGTACTGCACAGAAAGAAGTTGTGAACAAGACAAAATATTTTGAGAAGATGCAAAATGAAGCGGGAAAAACTTCTGCATGAAAAAGGGAGTTTGAGGAGAAGTACTTAAAGGGTTTCAGCAGCCTAATTTAGCTCCacgtttttgttttatttcctcGTTTGATAATTTGCATCTCTTGTTTCCTGAAGAAATGTATATTTAGGAATAAATATGATGAGTTAGATCTTGAGTCTTTTTGAAAGAAATCGCAATATAACTGGAGGAAGTtgtttacaaaagaaaatattttgagaaGTGAAAAATCAAACCGAGAAATGCCTAACACGATGAAAAACTCTGCAATGAGAAAAATGGAGTTTGAGCATGACTTCTGCAAAGGTATATATTTTTCCTTCACATGCTTAAACTAGAATCATTGACTTTTATTTagcaaaagacaaaaaaatagaatcatTGACTTTTTCAAGTACCTTGTGATCACCAAGACTTGATTTGTCGTTGCGAAAATAAATGCATTGTGCTGTCTCCTTCTCATTCTCAACCACACCGATAACTGATTAGTTAACTGCACACCCATCTTGACGCGTATGTTTATTGTCGTCGCTTTGGTCGGGGTCCACAACAAGAGCTGTTCACATGTTTCCtcatttaataatatatctttGAAAAAGTCCACAGGCAgacttcacctggtccagctcTTTACAGAAAAATGTTCTTTTATAATGAAAAGTGCGCAAGCTAGACATGTCCATCACATACCATTCCAGTCTAAATATATCATCTGTTTTCCAAATTTTAGAGAGCCGATGATTCCAAGCAAATTTTATTGTTCTCGTGGTATAGTTaccatgtttttcttctttttcctccACCCCCTACCAAACATATTTGCACAATCCTTGTGCCGCCCCGACCAAAGAGATGCTCTTTTGGAGTTAAAAAAGGAGTTCCCGGACCATACCAAGGATGACGAACGTGTAACAACACTTTCATGGAACAAGAGCGTGGACTGCTGTTCTTGGTCAGGTGTCACATGTGATGATATACTGGGAGAGGTGATATCACTAGAACTCCAATCTTATTCTAGTGTTAATACGTCTTTGAAATCTAGCAGTGGTCTTTTTAAACTCCAGCATCTTAGTCACCTAGACCTTTCACATTGTAGTCTCAGTGGAGAGATCCCTTCCTCCATTGGAAATCTTTCTCACCTTACATATCTTGATCTTTCTTTTAATCAACTCATAGGTGAAATCCCAACTTCATTCGGTAACCTAAACCAACTAAGTTACTTGAGTCTTTATAGTAATGATCTAAGAGGTAATATCCCTAGTTCATTTGCCAACTTAGCGAAGCTTTCAAATTTGAACCTAAAATCAAATCAGTTCACTGGTGGGACATTAATAGTAGCCAATTTAACCAGCCTGTCCGAGTTAAACCTCTCTTTCAACCACTTCAATTCTTCTCTTTCTGTAGACCTAAGTGGACTCCAAACCTTGGAGCGATTCATAGGAAATGACAACTCGTTTTCTGGACCTTTTCCCTCATCTTTGCTCACGATTTCTTCATTAGAAATGATTGCTCTAGATCGAAACCAATTCGAAGGCCCTTTAGATTTAGGGAATATATCTTCATCATCTAAGCTTGGGTGGTTTGGTGTTAGCTACAACAAGTTTGGTGGGCTAATCCCAACATCTATATCGAAATTAAGCAGTCTTACATTTTTAGGTCTTAGTCATAACAGTTTCAAAGGAAAGGTCCCTATATCAATATCTAGTTTAGTCAACCTCACTTCCCTTGACCTTTCCTATAATAAGTTGGAAGGTCAAATACCATCTATTTTGTGGAGATCGTCTATGTTGTCATCTTTGGATCTCTCTCGTAATCTGTTCAGCAGCTTCAACAAATCAGTAGAAGTTGTTGATGGAGCATCACTAAGAGAGTTAAGTCTTGGTTCAAATTCACTCCAGGGACCACTTCCCCAATGGATCTGCAAACTAAAAAATTTATTGGCCCTTGATCTGTCCAACAACCATTTCACCGGTTCCATTCCTCAATGTCTGAAGAACTCCAGTTCTCTGTCAGAGTTAAGGCTGCGGAACAACAGTTTAAGTGGATTTCTACCAGACATATTCACCAATCTCACTAACCTAAGATCACTTGATGTCAGCCACAACAATTTTGTGGGAAAGCTTCCAGCATCCTTGATCAACTGCACGTACATGGAGTTTCTGAGTGTGAAAGGAAACAAGATAAAAGACACGTTTCCGTTTTGGTTGGGCTCTTTGGAATTAAAGATCCTCGTGCTTCGGTCAAACGCATTCCACGGTCCAGTCTATAACCCTACTGAATATTTAGGGTTTCGAAGTCTACGGATCATAAACATAGCCGACAACGATTTCGTTGGATCATTGCCACAAGATTACTTTGCCAACTGGACTCAAATGTATATGGTGTGGAGTAATGAAGAATCACCAGAGTCGGAGTACATGGGAGATTATACCCATATGTATGAAGATTCCATTGATTTGGTGTACAAAGGAGTAGAAACAGATTTTACGCGGATCTTTCAAGCCTTCAAAGCCATTGATTTTTCTGGAAACCGATTTTCTGGACATATCCCTGGATCCATTGGTCTACTGAGCGAGTTGCGTTTTCTCAACTTGTCAGGAAACGCATTCACAGGCAGCATCCCACCATCCCTGTCGAATATTACAAAGCTTGAAGCATTAGACTTATCACGTAATAACTTGTCTGGTGAAATTCCTCAAGGTCTCGGGAACCTCTCGTTTCTGTCATACATCAACTTCTCCTACAATCACCTACAAGGTTTGGTGCCACAGACCACACAGTTTCAAAGTCAAAAATGTTCTTCATTCATGGGTAACTCGGGACTATTTGGACTCGAGAAAATTTGTAAAGAAAACCATGTCGATGTCCCCGTTCCTACATCGCAGCCACCCGAGGAGTCTTTGCCTGATCCGAAAGAGCCAGTGTTGAATTGGACAGCAGCATCAATAGTATATGGACCTGGTGTGTTTTGCGGATTAGTCATCGGATATATCTTCACTTCATATAAACACGAGTGGTTCATAGCTCGTTAAGCCTATCTCTCACTCTTTTGTAAATTTCTACTTGGTGGTTTTCTAATAAACGCTGTCACTGATGTCAGTTGTAATGTTTTCATGATTTG is part of the Raphanus sativus cultivar WK10039 chromosome 5, ASM80110v3, whole genome shotgun sequence genome and harbors:
- the LOC108856151 gene encoding receptor-like protein 36, encoding MKSAQARHVHHIPFQSKYIICFPNFREPMIPSKFYCSRGIVTMFFFFFLHPLPNIFAQSLCRPDQRDALLELKKEFPDHTKDDERVTTLSWNKSVDCCSWSGVTCDDILGEVISLELQSYSSVNTSLKSSSGLFKLQHLSHLDLSHCSLSGEIPSSIGNLSHLTYLDLSFNQLIGEIPTSFGNLNQLSYLSLYSNDLRGNIPSSFANLAKLSNLNLKSNQFTGGTLIVANLTSLSELNLSFNHFNSSLSVDLSGLQTLERFIGNDNSFSGPFPSSLLTISSLEMIALDRNQFEGPLDLGNISSSSKLGWFGVSYNKFGGLIPTSISKLSSLTFLGLSHNSFKGKVPISISSLVNLTSLDLSYNKLEGQIPSILWRSSMLSSLDLSRNLFSSFNKSVEVVDGASLRELSLGSNSLQGPLPQWICKLKNLLALDLSNNHFTGSIPQCLKNSSSLSELRLRNNSLSGFLPDIFTNLTNLRSLDVSHNNFVGKLPASLINCTYMEFLSVKGNKIKDTFPFWLGSLELKILVLRSNAFHGPVYNPTEYLGFRSLRIINIADNDFVGSLPQDYFANWTQMYMVWSNEESPESEYMGDYTHMYEDSIDLVYKGVETDFTRIFQAFKAIDFSGNRFSGHIPGSIGLLSELRFLNLSGNAFTGSIPPSLSNITKLEALDLSRNNLSGEIPQGLGNLSFLSYINFSYNHLQGLVPQTTQFQSQKCSSFMGNSGLFGLEKICKENHVDVPVPTSQPPEESLPDPKEPVLNWTAASIVYGPGVFCGLVIGYIFTSYKHEWFIAR